From Cricetulus griseus strain 17A/GY chromosome 1 unlocalized genomic scaffold, alternate assembly CriGri-PICRH-1.0 chr1_0, whole genome shotgun sequence, a single genomic window includes:
- the LOC100768529 gene encoding 60S ribosomal protein L32, whose translation MAALHPLAKPKIIKKRTKKFIRHQSDRYVKIKRNWQKPRGIDNRVRRRFKGQILMPNIGYGSNKKPKHMLPSGFRKFLVHNVKELAALPMCNKSYCAEIAHNVSSKNPKAIVERAAQLAIRITNPNARLRSEEN comes from the coding sequence ATGGCTGCCCTCCACCCTCTGGCGAAACCCAAGATCATCAAAAAGAGGACCAAGAAGTTCATCCGGCACCAGTCAGACAGATATGTCAAAATTAAGCGAAACTGGCAGAAACCCAGAGGTATTGACAACAGGGTTCGGAGAAGATTCAAGGGCCAGATCCTGATGCCCAACATTGGTTACGGGAGCAACAAGAAACCCAAGCACATGCTGCCTAGTGGATTCCGGAAGTTTCTGGTTCACAATGTCAAGGAGCTGGCAGCGCTGCCGATGTGCAACAAATCTTACTGTGCTGAGATTGCTCACAACGTTTCCTCCAAGAACCCAAAAGCCATTGTAGAAAGAGCAGCACAGCTGGCCATCAGAATCACCAATCCCAATGCCAGGCTTCGCAGCGAAGAAAATTAG